In a genomic window of Bordetella petrii:
- a CDS encoding LysR family transcriptional regulator, which translates to MDYPAQLLPAVHAFTRVAHHGSFTRAAADLGVSASALSQTVRGLEARLGVRLLNRTTRRVALTEEGQRFLQRVQPALGAIGDALEDMDDTRGRPAGTLRINTSRVACAMLVTPHLAEFTGRYPGIVLELFLDDGLSDLVAGGFDAGIRLGENLARDMVAVRISRNQRMVTAGSPAYFRQYGNPPRQPADLAAHACIGTRFETRGTLYRWEYRQPDGQLLEVDVPHRIVTNDFALMVQAALDGLGLIHVLEDPIAAHLASGALQPVLESWAADFPGFYLYYPHRTQMAPKLRVFVDFLRERLAGAVTPPGKPD; encoded by the coding sequence ATGGACTATCCTGCCCAACTGCTGCCCGCCGTACATGCCTTCACCCGCGTGGCTCACCACGGCAGCTTCACCCGCGCGGCTGCCGACCTGGGCGTTTCGGCGTCGGCGCTGTCGCAGACCGTGCGCGGCCTGGAAGCGCGCCTGGGAGTGCGCCTGCTCAACCGCACCACCCGCCGGGTGGCGCTTACCGAAGAAGGGCAGCGCTTCCTGCAGCGCGTACAGCCGGCGCTGGGGGCCATCGGCGACGCGCTCGAAGACATGGACGACACCCGCGGCCGGCCCGCCGGCACGCTGCGCATCAATACGTCGCGGGTGGCTTGCGCCATGCTGGTCACGCCGCACCTGGCGGAATTCACGGGGCGCTACCCTGGCATCGTGCTCGAGCTGTTCCTCGACGATGGCCTGTCCGACCTGGTGGCCGGCGGCTTTGACGCCGGCATCCGCCTGGGTGAAAACCTGGCGCGCGACATGGTGGCGGTGCGCATCAGCCGCAACCAGCGCATGGTCACCGCCGGCTCGCCGGCGTATTTCAGGCAGTACGGCAATCCGCCCCGGCAACCGGCCGACCTGGCCGCGCATGCCTGCATCGGCACCCGCTTCGAAACGCGCGGCACCCTGTACCGCTGGGAGTACCGCCAGCCAGACGGCCAGTTGCTGGAAGTCGACGTGCCGCACCGCATCGTGACCAACGATTTCGCGCTGATGGTGCAGGCGGCGCTGGACGGGCTGGGACTGATCCACGTGCTCGAAGACCCGATCGCGGCGCACCTGGCCAGTGGCGCCTTGCAACCCGTGCTGGAATCCTGGGCCGCGGATTTTCCGGGCTTCTATCTGTACTACCCGCACCGCACGCAAATGGCGCCGAAGCTCCGCGTCTTTGTGGACTTCCTGCGCGAGCGCCTGGCTGGCGCGGTCACGCCCCCTGGCAAGCCGGACTGA
- a CDS encoding DUF1178 family protein, whose translation MALKVFDLQCDQGHLFEGWFGSHDDYDAQQARGLVTCPMCASAQITKRLSAPHLNVAHLHAPPPAAAGAAAPNDPAAVARLQAAVLQQIRDIIRKTENVGPRFAEEARRIHEGDADDRPIRGTATAEERLALSEDGIEVMALPDFLDDERLQ comes from the coding sequence ATGGCACTCAAAGTTTTCGACCTACAGTGCGACCAGGGCCACCTTTTCGAAGGCTGGTTCGGCTCGCACGACGATTACGACGCGCAGCAGGCGCGCGGGCTGGTCACGTGCCCGATGTGCGCGTCTGCCCAGATCACCAAGCGCTTGTCCGCGCCGCACCTGAACGTGGCGCACCTGCATGCCCCGCCGCCAGCCGCCGCGGGCGCCGCCGCGCCCAACGACCCGGCCGCCGTAGCCCGCCTGCAGGCCGCCGTGCTGCAGCAAATACGCGACATCATCCGAAAAACCGAGAACGTCGGCCCGCGCTTTGCCGAAGAAGCGCGCCGCATCCACGAAGGCGATGCCGACGACCGCCCCATCCGCGGCACCGCCACGGCCGAGGAACGCCTGGCGCTGAGCGAAGACGGCATCGAGGTCATGGCCCTGCCCGACTTTCTGGACGACGAGCGCCTGCAATAG
- the acnA gene encoding aconitate hydratase AcnA produces MPHNTFNTLQNFKIGNKSCQFYSLPALGKALGVNVQRLPVSIRVVLESVLRNCDGQKVTEEHIKQLAGWQANAKREDEIPFVVARVVLQDFTGVPLLADIAAMRSVADRMGKDPKRIEPLVPVDLVVDHSVMIDYFGTKNALDLNMKLEFKRNQERYQFMKWGMQAFDTFGVVPPGFGIVHQVNLEYLARGVHQKDNVYYPDSLVGTDSHTTMINGIGVVGWGVGGIEAEAGMLGQPVYFLTPDVVGVELKGKLRGGVTATDLVLTITEMLRREKVVGKFVEFCGEGTASLSVAERATIGNMAPEYGATMGFFPVDERTIDYFEGTGRTPEEIAAFEAYFKAQKMFGVPKAKDIDYTKLLTLDLSTVAPSLAGPKRPQDRIEIGNVKSTFIDLYSKPVSENGFNQPAEKLQKTFTTSAGTKIKNGDILIAAITSCTNTSNPSVLLAAGLLAKKAVEAGLTVPKHIKTSLAPGSRVVTEYLSKTGLLPYLEKLGFDVAAYGCTTCIGNAGDLAADLNEAITGNDLVCAAVLSGNRNFEARIHPNIKANFLASPPLVVAYALAGTITRDLMTEPVGRGKKGDVWLGDIWPTTEEVQSLLKFALDPDAFQANYGQVKSKPGKLWENIKGVTGETYNWPESTYIAEPPFFEGFGMEPGAMPVIRGARALGIFGDSVTTDHISPAGSIKETSPAGKWLKEHGVMKADFNSYGSRRGNHEIMMRGTFANVRIKNLMIPALPDGSRFEGGDTLFQPSGEQMSIYDAAMKYVAQDTPTVVFGGEEYGTGSSRDWAAKGTQLLGVKAVVARSFERIHRSNLVGMGVLPLQFKGGDSVDSLGITGKETYDISGLENGIKPMQDVTLTIHRPDGSRQDVTVLLRIDTPIEVEYYQHGGILPFVLRQLLAA; encoded by the coding sequence ATGCCGCACAACACGTTCAATACCCTCCAGAATTTCAAGATCGGCAATAAATCCTGTCAGTTTTATTCCCTGCCGGCCCTGGGCAAGGCGCTGGGGGTGAACGTGCAGCGCCTGCCGGTGTCGATTCGCGTCGTGCTTGAATCGGTGCTGCGCAATTGCGACGGCCAGAAAGTCACTGAAGAACATATCAAGCAGCTCGCCGGCTGGCAGGCCAACGCCAAGCGCGAAGACGAAATTCCCTTCGTGGTGGCGCGCGTCGTGCTGCAAGACTTCACCGGCGTGCCACTGCTGGCCGACATCGCGGCCATGCGCTCGGTGGCCGACCGCATGGGCAAAGACCCCAAACGCATCGAACCGCTGGTGCCGGTCGACCTGGTGGTCGACCACTCCGTCATGATCGACTACTTCGGCACCAAGAACGCCCTCGATCTGAACATGAAGCTGGAATTCAAGCGCAACCAAGAGCGCTACCAGTTCATGAAATGGGGCATGCAGGCCTTCGACACGTTCGGCGTGGTGCCTCCGGGCTTCGGCATCGTGCACCAGGTCAACCTCGAGTACCTGGCGCGCGGCGTGCACCAGAAAGACAACGTCTACTACCCCGACTCTCTGGTGGGCACCGACAGCCACACCACCATGATCAACGGCATCGGCGTGGTGGGCTGGGGCGTGGGCGGCATCGAGGCCGAAGCCGGCATGCTGGGCCAGCCCGTGTATTTCCTGACCCCCGACGTGGTGGGCGTCGAACTTAAGGGCAAGCTGCGCGGCGGCGTCACCGCCACCGACCTGGTGCTTACCATTACCGAAATGCTGCGCCGTGAAAAAGTGGTGGGCAAGTTCGTGGAATTCTGCGGCGAAGGCACGGCCAGCCTGTCGGTGGCCGAACGCGCCACCATCGGCAACATGGCGCCCGAGTATGGCGCCACCATGGGCTTCTTCCCGGTCGACGAGCGCACTATCGACTACTTCGAGGGCACCGGCCGCACGCCCGAAGAAATCGCCGCCTTCGAGGCTTATTTCAAGGCCCAGAAGATGTTCGGCGTGCCCAAGGCCAAAGACATCGACTACACCAAGCTGCTCACGCTCGACCTGTCCACGGTGGCCCCTTCGCTGGCCGGCCCCAAGCGTCCGCAAGACCGCATCGAAATCGGCAACGTCAAGAGCACCTTCATCGACCTGTACTCCAAGCCGGTCTCTGAAAACGGCTTCAACCAGCCGGCCGAGAAGCTGCAAAAAACCTTCACCACCAGCGCCGGCACCAAGATCAAGAACGGCGACATCCTGATCGCCGCCATCACTTCCTGCACCAACACGTCCAACCCCAGCGTGCTGCTGGCGGCCGGGCTGCTGGCCAAGAAGGCGGTGGAAGCGGGCCTGACCGTGCCCAAGCACATCAAGACCTCGCTTGCCCCCGGATCGCGCGTGGTCACCGAATACCTCAGCAAGACCGGCCTGCTGCCCTACCTGGAAAAGCTCGGTTTCGACGTGGCCGCCTACGGCTGCACCACCTGCATCGGCAACGCTGGCGACCTGGCTGCCGACCTGAACGAAGCCATCACCGGCAACGACCTGGTCTGCGCCGCCGTCCTGTCGGGCAACCGCAACTTCGAAGCGCGCATCCACCCGAACATCAAGGCCAACTTCCTGGCCTCGCCGCCGCTGGTGGTGGCCTACGCGCTGGCCGGCACCATCACGCGCGACCTCATGACCGAGCCCGTGGGTCGCGGCAAGAAGGGCGACGTCTGGCTGGGCGACATCTGGCCCACCACCGAAGAAGTGCAGTCGCTGCTGAAGTTCGCGCTCGACCCCGACGCGTTCCAGGCCAATTACGGCCAGGTCAAGAGCAAACCCGGCAAGCTGTGGGAAAACATCAAGGGCGTGACCGGCGAAACCTACAACTGGCCCGAGTCCACCTACATTGCCGAGCCGCCGTTCTTCGAGGGCTTCGGCATGGAACCTGGCGCCATGCCGGTTATCCGGGGCGCGCGCGCGCTGGGCATTTTCGGCGATTCGGTCACCACAGACCACATTTCCCCGGCCGGCTCTATCAAGGAAACCTCGCCCGCCGGCAAGTGGCTGAAAGAGCATGGCGTGATGAAGGCCGATTTCAACAGCTACGGCTCGCGCCGCGGCAACCATGAAATCATGATGCGCGGCACCTTCGCCAACGTACGCATCAAGAACCTGATGATCCCGGCGCTGCCCGACGGCAGCCGCTTCGAAGGCGGCGACACCCTGTTCCAGCCCAGCGGCGAACAAATGTCCATCTACGACGCCGCCATGAAGTACGTGGCCCAGGACACGCCCACCGTAGTGTTCGGCGGTGAAGAATACGGCACCGGCTCGTCGCGCGACTGGGCCGCCAAGGGCACCCAGCTGCTCGGTGTGAAGGCCGTAGTGGCGCGCAGCTTCGAGCGCATTCACCGCAGCAACCTGGTCGGCATGGGCGTGCTGCCGCTGCAGTTCAAGGGCGGTGACAGCGTCGATTCGCTGGGCATCACGGGCAAGGAAACCTACGACATTTCGGGCCTCGAAAACGGCATCAAGCCCATGCAGGACGTCACCCTGACCATCCACCGCCCGGATGGCTCCAGGCAAGACGTGACCGTGCTGCTGCGCATCGACACGCCCATCGAAGTCGAGTACTACCAGCACGGCGGCATCCTGCCCTTCGTGCTGCGCCAGCTGCTGGCCGCTTGA
- a CDS encoding DUF2863 family protein, which produces MARTRSTPHPRLNRDASRLVALAQSLNRSGSRVEDLYWENLLAEAIPKLLRGGQDAPLESALDHLAQRDPGAYEVLIEQAETLSESMQVDKNGQRYDVLLIVAPVVAWTRYTIPTGPIGAPAQQALLAQLHGHVLADGARAALLPWLVSIDHMPRTFSETWQWLQRLGSQALGAETAKPTLNDDTETANMLADTRYVVAAVAVPAGAPVFRWQEQPGDATHSRDSCLANWVEQAQPTLATLLPGCGIECLLPDAYYVSNREADRRVRPLSLRAAVNWLEGAVNLAPSELRAVVAGCGDVRIDEYRIGFTARNSNDVYYGCVWPLYGREEDQTPDEDMPDTVDEIAALLKEYGVHDVRRIPGVLPPEYCEDCGAPQFPNPLGELVHAELPEDADTAPAQFH; this is translated from the coding sequence ATGGCCCGAACCCGCAGCACCCCCCACCCCAGGCTGAACCGCGACGCGTCGCGGCTGGTCGCGCTTGCCCAGTCGTTGAACCGCTCAGGCAGCCGGGTCGAAGACCTGTACTGGGAAAACCTGCTTGCCGAGGCCATCCCGAAATTGCTGCGCGGCGGCCAGGATGCCCCGCTCGAATCCGCGCTGGACCATCTTGCCCAGCGCGACCCGGGCGCCTATGAAGTGCTGATCGAACAGGCCGAAACCCTGTCCGAATCGATGCAGGTCGACAAGAACGGGCAGCGATACGACGTGCTGCTGATCGTGGCGCCCGTGGTTGCCTGGACCCGCTACACGATTCCCACCGGCCCCATCGGGGCGCCGGCGCAACAGGCGCTGCTGGCCCAGCTGCATGGCCATGTGCTGGCCGACGGCGCGCGCGCCGCCTTGCTGCCCTGGCTGGTCAGCATCGACCACATGCCGCGCACGTTTTCCGAAACCTGGCAATGGCTGCAGCGTCTGGGCAGCCAGGCACTGGGCGCCGAAACCGCCAAGCCGACCCTCAACGACGACACCGAAACCGCCAACATGCTGGCCGATACCCGCTACGTCGTGGCGGCGGTCGCCGTGCCCGCCGGCGCCCCGGTGTTTCGCTGGCAAGAGCAGCCCGGCGACGCCACCCACAGCCGCGACAGCTGCCTGGCGAACTGGGTCGAACAGGCCCAGCCCACGCTGGCCACCCTGCTGCCCGGCTGCGGCATCGAATGCCTGCTGCCCGATGCCTATTACGTCAGCAATCGCGAAGCCGACCGCCGCGTGCGGCCGCTGTCGTTGCGCGCCGCCGTCAACTGGCTGGAAGGCGCCGTCAACCTGGCGCCGTCCGAACTGCGCGCCGTGGTGGCCGGCTGCGGCGACGTGCGCATCGACGAATACCGCATTGGCTTCACCGCGCGCAACAGCAACGATGTCTATTACGGCTGCGTATGGCCGCTGTACGGCCGCGAAGAAGACCAGACGCCCGACGAAGACATGCCCGACACGGTCGACGAAATCGCCGCGCTGCTCAAGGAATACGGCGTGCATGACGTGCGCCGCATTCCGGGCGTGCTGCCGCCCGAATATTGCGAAGACTGCGGCGCGCCGCAGTTTCCCAACCCGCTGGGCGAACTGGTGCACGCCGAACTGCCCGAAGACGCCGACACCGCGCCGGCCCAGTTCCACTGA
- the earP gene encoding elongation factor P maturation arginine rhamnosyltransferase EarP yields the protein MQADIFCRVIDNYGDIGVCWRLARRLAHGRGWRVRLWVDDLRAFGCIRPGIDPDAGVQRQAGIDIVHWTPSPPPLAPGDVVIEAFACDPPAAFVQAMRARPPVWINLEYLSAEPWVESCHGLPSQRPDGLVKHFFFPGFTAATGGLLREPGLSAERDAFQASRPQQHAFLRGLGLDGAALAHWQAGARVATLFCYAHAPIAALAQALARDARPTLLLAPAGVAPGLEEAGAGALRIARVPFVAQPDFDRLLWCADLNFVRGEDSFVRAAWAARPLVWHIYPQADDAHLDKLDAWLARYPGPPQAQALIRAWNAPGDAAAAVAAALPAALAAPAWPAWQGAARAWDASQAARPDLGDTLADFCAELARKR from the coding sequence ATGCAGGCCGACATCTTCTGCCGCGTCATCGACAACTACGGCGACATAGGCGTTTGCTGGCGCCTGGCGCGGCGCCTGGCACACGGCCGCGGCTGGCGCGTGCGCCTGTGGGTCGACGACCTGCGCGCGTTCGGTTGCATCCGGCCCGGCATCGATCCCGACGCCGGCGTGCAACGGCAAGCGGGCATCGACATCGTGCACTGGACCCCATCGCCGCCCCCGCTGGCCCCCGGCGACGTCGTCATCGAGGCGTTCGCCTGCGACCCGCCGGCCGCCTTCGTGCAGGCCATGCGCGCCCGGCCGCCGGTATGGATCAACCTCGAATACCTCAGCGCCGAGCCATGGGTGGAAAGCTGCCACGGCCTGCCGTCGCAGCGGCCCGACGGGCTGGTCAAGCACTTTTTCTTTCCCGGGTTCACGGCGGCCACCGGCGGCCTGCTGCGCGAGCCGGGGCTGAGCGCCGAGCGCGATGCTTTCCAGGCCTCGCGGCCGCAACAGCACGCCTTCCTGCGTGGCCTGGGCCTGGACGGTGCCGCCCTAGCGCATTGGCAGGCCGGCGCCCGCGTGGCTACGCTATTCTGCTACGCGCACGCCCCGATTGCCGCGCTGGCCCAGGCCCTGGCCCGCGACGCGCGGCCCACGCTGCTGCTGGCGCCCGCGGGCGTCGCGCCCGGCCTGGAAGAGGCCGGCGCGGGCGCCCTGCGGATCGCCCGCGTGCCCTTCGTGGCGCAGCCCGATTTCGACCGCCTGCTGTGGTGCGCCGACCTGAATTTCGTGCGCGGCGAAGACTCCTTCGTGCGGGCGGCTTGGGCGGCCCGGCCGCTGGTATGGCACATCTACCCCCAGGCCGACGATGCCCACCTGGATAAGCTCGACGCCTGGCTGGCCCGCTACCCCGGCCCGCCGCAGGCCCAGGCGCTGATCCGCGCCTGGAATGCCCCGGGCGACGCGGCCGCCGCCGTGGCCGCCGCACTGCCGGCCGCGCTGGCTGCGCCCGCCTGGCCCGCGTGGCAGGGGGCGGCCCGCGCCTGGGACGCCAGCCAGGCTGCCCGGCCCGATTTAGGGGACACGTTGGCTGATTTTTGCGCAGAACTCGCCAGGAAACGCTAG
- the efp gene encoding elongation factor P produces MKTAQELRVGNVVMVGKDPLVVQKAEYNKSGRNAAVVKLKFKNLLTGSGSESVYKADEKFDVVVLDRKECTYSYFGDPMYVFMDEEYNQYEIEAESMGDALNYLEEAMPVEVVFYDGRAISVELPTILVREITYTEPAVRGDTSGKVLKPAKINTGFELNVPLFCAIGDKIEIDTRTNEYRSRVN; encoded by the coding sequence ATGAAAACCGCTCAGGAATTGCGAGTCGGCAACGTGGTCATGGTCGGCAAAGATCCTCTCGTCGTCCAGAAGGCCGAATACAACAAGTCGGGCCGCAACGCCGCCGTCGTCAAGCTGAAGTTCAAGAACCTGCTCACCGGATCGGGCAGCGAATCGGTCTACAAGGCCGATGAAAAGTTCGACGTTGTCGTGCTCGACCGCAAGGAATGCACCTACTCGTACTTCGGCGACCCCATGTACGTCTTCATGGACGAAGAGTACAACCAGTACGAAATCGAAGCCGAAAGCATGGGCGACGCGCTGAACTACCTTGAAGAAGCCATGCCCGTCGAAGTGGTCTTCTACGACGGCCGCGCCATCTCGGTCGAACTGCCCACCATCCTGGTCCGCGAAATCACCTACACCGAGCCGGCCGTGCGCGGCGACACCTCGGGCAAGGTGCTCAAGCCCGCCAAGATCAACACCGGCTTCGAGCTGAACGTGCCGCTGTTCTGCGCCATTGGCGACAAGATCGAAATCGACACGCGCACCAACGAGTACCGCAGCCGCGTGAACTGA